One window of Mesorhizobium loti R88b genomic DNA carries:
- a CDS encoding cysteine desulfurase-like protein, translating into MFPALQRAGDFIFLDNAAGAQIPQSVLDAVTNHLVSHNVQRGGRYGRSVTVDQSVADARTSVALLINAYSPAEICFGMNATSFIRLVSLGIGQMLSERDEIVITDMDHDANIATWLALESAGAKFKWWRMRDDGNLHVDDLRPLVSDRTRLVACTVTAHSIGSIVDVASVADIAHDAGAEVFLDCVHYGPHGLIDVQAWDCDYLVCSGYKNFSPHMGFLWGRFETLKRLPTFREDFIPNEPPYKVEAGTFIYENVSGMDAAVQYLELIGRNLAPSNNRSRRENIVAGMGAIRDYELVLAREMLGVLKDCGATIYGVADEARINERVPTFCFNIGKLSPQRIVEEMAEMQIGIRDGHMYAPRLMKRLNLSMDSGAIRASLVHYNTVEEIRRFGDALRAIIAKLS; encoded by the coding sequence ATGTTCCCTGCCCTCCAGCGGGCCGGCGATTTCATCTTCCTGGACAACGCCGCCGGCGCGCAGATCCCGCAGAGCGTGCTCGACGCGGTGACCAACCATCTGGTTTCGCACAATGTGCAACGCGGTGGCCGCTATGGCCGGAGCGTCACCGTCGACCAGTCGGTCGCCGACGCGCGGACAAGCGTAGCGCTGCTGATCAACGCCTACAGCCCGGCGGAAATCTGCTTCGGCATGAACGCCACCTCGTTCATCCGCTTGGTCAGCCTCGGCATCGGCCAGATGCTTTCTGAGCGCGACGAGATCGTCATCACAGACATGGACCATGACGCCAACATCGCCACCTGGCTGGCGCTGGAATCCGCCGGCGCCAAGTTCAAGTGGTGGCGCATGCGCGACGACGGCAATCTGCATGTCGACGATCTGCGCCCGCTGGTTTCCGACCGGACCCGCCTCGTCGCCTGCACGGTGACGGCGCATTCGATCGGCTCGATCGTCGATGTCGCGTCGGTGGCTGACATCGCGCACGACGCCGGGGCCGAAGTGTTCCTCGACTGCGTGCACTACGGACCGCACGGGCTGATCGACGTGCAGGCCTGGGATTGCGACTACCTCGTCTGCTCCGGCTACAAGAATTTCTCGCCGCATATGGGTTTTCTGTGGGGCCGCTTCGAAACGCTGAAGCGGCTGCCGACCTTCCGCGAGGACTTCATCCCGAACGAGCCGCCCTACAAGGTCGAGGCCGGCACCTTCATCTACGAGAACGTGTCGGGCATGGATGCGGCCGTGCAGTACCTGGAACTGATCGGCCGCAATCTTGCGCCCTCCAACAACCGCTCTCGGCGCGAAAACATCGTCGCCGGCATGGGCGCCATTCGTGACTACGAGCTGGTGCTGGCGCGCGAGATGCTTGGCGTGCTGAAAGACTGCGGCGCGACCATCTATGGCGTTGCCGACGAGGCGCGCATCAACGAACGCGTGCCGACCTTCTGCTTCAACATCGGCAAGCTCTCACCGCAACGGATCGTCGAGGAAATGGCCGAGATGCAGATCGGCATCCGTGATGGCCACATGTACGCGCCACGGCTGATGAAGCGCCTCAATTTGTCGATGGACAGCGGCGCCATCCGCGCCTCGCTTGTGCATTACAACACGGTCGAGGAGATCCGCCGTTTCGGCGATGCGCTGCGCGCCATCATCGCCAAGCTGTCGTGA
- a CDS encoding acyl-CoA dehydrogenase family protein yields the protein MPDRSFLSWPFFEDRHRQLADQLESWCAKNLPVDHHDVDAACRELVAKLGRDGWLKPTALDTDNPGPLDVRTLCITRETLARHDGLADFAFAMQGLGTGALSLFGTPQQQQWLTKTRAGTAISAFALSEPRSGSDVANTEMTATRDGDSYVLTGEKTWISNGGIADLYIVFARTGEGPGAKGLSAFLVPGDASGLGIAERLEVIAPHPLARLSFDKVRLPAAALVGKPGDGFRIAMSVLDVFRSTVGAAALGFARRALDESIKRVAERKLFGAPMGELQMVQGHIADMALDVDAAALLVYRAAWTKDMGAARVTREAAMAKLFATDKAQEVIDKAVQLHGGDGVRKGHIVESLYREIRALRIYEGASDVQKVVIARQVMGAA from the coding sequence ATGCCTGACCGCTCCTTCCTCTCCTGGCCCTTCTTCGAAGACCGCCATCGCCAGCTCGCCGATCAACTGGAATCCTGGTGCGCGAAAAACCTCCCCGTCGATCACCACGACGTCGATGCCGCCTGCCGCGAGCTGGTGGCGAAGCTTGGCCGCGACGGCTGGCTGAAGCCGACAGCGCTCGACACCGACAATCCTGGCCCCCTCGACGTGCGCACTCTGTGCATCACGCGCGAGACACTCGCCCGCCATGATGGGCTGGCCGATTTCGCCTTTGCCATGCAAGGGCTCGGCACCGGCGCGCTCAGCCTGTTCGGCACGCCGCAGCAGCAGCAATGGCTGACCAAGACGCGCGCCGGCACGGCGATCTCCGCCTTCGCTTTGTCGGAGCCTCGGTCCGGGTCGGATGTCGCCAACACCGAGATGACGGCGACCCGCGACGGCGACAGCTATGTGCTCACCGGCGAAAAGACCTGGATCTCCAATGGCGGCATTGCCGACCTCTACATCGTCTTTGCCCGTACCGGCGAGGGGCCGGGCGCCAAGGGGCTTTCCGCCTTTCTCGTGCCTGGCGATGCCAGTGGCCTCGGCATTGCCGAGCGTCTCGAAGTGATCGCGCCGCATCCGCTGGCGCGGCTGTCTTTCGACAAGGTCCGGCTGCCGGCCGCCGCACTGGTCGGCAAGCCTGGTGACGGCTTTCGTATCGCCATGTCGGTGCTCGACGTGTTCCGCTCGACCGTCGGCGCGGCGGCACTCGGCTTTGCCCGCCGGGCGCTCGATGAAAGCATCAAACGGGTGGCCGAGCGAAAGCTGTTCGGCGCGCCGATGGGCGAGTTGCAGATGGTACAGGGCCATATCGCCGACATGGCTCTCGACGTCGACGCGGCAGCCCTGTTGGTCTACCGAGCGGCCTGGACCAAGGACATGGGTGCGGCGCGGGTAACACGCGAGGCGGCGATGGCCAAGCTGTTCGCCACCGACAAGGCGCAGGAGGTGATCGATAAGGCCGTGCAGCTGCATGGCGGCGACGGCGTTCGCAAAGGCCACATCGTCGAGAGTCTGTATCGCGAGATCCGCGCGCTGCGCATCTATGAGGGTGCCTCCGACGTGCAGAAGGTGGTCATCGCGCGACAAGTGATGGGCGCGGCCTGA
- a CDS encoding LLM class flavin-dependent oxidoreductase: MIKAHPLHGPNKLKLGVFSTNADGGLAITDVPERWTASWLDNLTAAQIADRAGLEFMLPIARWRGFGGRNKVREWSFETFTWAAALAVATEQIGLFMTVHVPLVHPLYVAKALATVDHISHGRAGLNIVCGWNPKEFGMFGTPLVEKGYDQAAEWIEILEKLYASAEPLDYEGTYYHLKEAVSRPASLQLPRPVTMNAAFGGPGRDFAAARCDYLFTTFSEMSDAGRHVADISERADKVGRNVGVYTVAHVVCRPTMEEAQAYYNRYAVDMADHDAVDAHMAGKKEFSQSHDPHAYDRYRQRFAGGAGTYPLIGTPETIAADMAAIAGHGYQGIALSFVNYTQELPYFCDHVLPLLRQAGLRGQ, encoded by the coding sequence ATGATCAAAGCGCATCCCCTGCACGGCCCGAACAAACTGAAGCTCGGCGTCTTCTCGACCAACGCCGATGGTGGCCTTGCCATCACTGATGTGCCGGAACGCTGGACGGCTAGCTGGCTGGACAATCTGACGGCGGCGCAGATCGCCGATCGCGCCGGGCTGGAGTTCATGCTGCCGATCGCCCGCTGGCGCGGCTTTGGCGGCCGCAACAAGGTGCGCGAATGGTCGTTCGAGACCTTCACCTGGGCGGCGGCTCTTGCCGTGGCCACCGAACAGATCGGACTGTTCATGACCGTGCACGTGCCGCTGGTGCATCCGCTCTACGTCGCCAAAGCGCTGGCGACGGTCGACCACATCAGCCACGGCCGCGCCGGCCTCAACATCGTCTGCGGCTGGAACCCGAAGGAATTCGGCATGTTCGGCACACCGCTGGTCGAGAAGGGCTATGACCAGGCGGCCGAATGGATCGAGATCCTCGAAAAGCTCTATGCGTCGGCTGAACCACTCGACTATGAAGGGACCTACTATCATCTCAAGGAAGCGGTCAGCCGGCCGGCCAGCCTGCAGCTTCCGCGCCCGGTGACCATGAACGCCGCTTTCGGCGGTCCGGGCCGCGATTTCGCCGCCGCCCGGTGCGATTATCTGTTCACGACTTTTTCCGAAATGAGCGATGCCGGCAGGCACGTCGCCGATATCAGCGAGCGGGCCGACAAGGTCGGCCGCAATGTCGGCGTCTACACCGTGGCGCATGTCGTCTGCCGCCCGACGATGGAAGAGGCGCAGGCCTATTATAACAGATATGCCGTCGACATGGCCGACCATGATGCGGTCGATGCCCATATGGCGGGCAAGAAGGAATTCTCGCAATCACACGACCCGCACGCCTATGACCGCTACCGGCAGCGTTTCGCCGGCGGCGCCGGCACCTATCCCCTGATCGGAACCCCTGAAACGATCGCTGCCGACATGGCCGCCATTGCCGGGCACGGCTACCAGGGCATCGCGCTGTCCTTCGTCAATTACACGCAGGAGCTACCCTATTTCTGCGACCACGTGCTGCCGCTGCTCAGGCAGGCCGGGCTTCGCGGACAATGA
- a CDS encoding HpcH/HpaI aldolase family protein translates to MSAFRQKCIGKTSLVGSFAAIPHPVAVEVMALAGLDFLCIDWEHAQISRDVIEAMVRAADVHRVPAMVRVPGHAPEAIQAALDSGAQGVLVPRVSTAAQAAMAVKASRYPPQGERGVGPGRAAGYGYRIPEYLTGANDQVVVAVQVETSEGLANIDAIAAVDGVDVIFVGPGDLSVSIDAIGQQGADKLNAAIRTIIGATIAHDKTAGIFCASPQAVGRWAAIGASFFVLASDTMFLGAGAAANSAAARDELA, encoded by the coding sequence ATGAGTGCGTTCCGCCAGAAATGCATTGGCAAGACGAGCCTCGTCGGCTCCTTCGCCGCCATTCCCCATCCCGTCGCTGTCGAAGTGATGGCGCTGGCCGGCCTCGATTTCCTCTGCATCGACTGGGAGCATGCGCAGATTTCGCGCGACGTGATCGAGGCCATGGTGCGCGCGGCCGATGTCCACCGCGTGCCGGCCATGGTGCGCGTTCCCGGCCATGCCCCGGAAGCCATCCAGGCGGCGCTGGACAGCGGCGCGCAAGGCGTGCTCGTGCCGCGCGTCTCGACCGCCGCCCAGGCAGCGATGGCCGTCAAAGCCTCACGCTATCCGCCACAGGGCGAGCGTGGCGTCGGACCCGGCCGCGCTGCCGGCTACGGCTACCGCATTCCCGAATATCTGACCGGCGCCAATGACCAGGTCGTCGTCGCGGTCCAGGTCGAGACATCGGAGGGGCTGGCCAACATCGACGCGATCGCGGCCGTCGACGGCGTCGATGTGATCTTCGTTGGCCCTGGCGATCTTTCGGTGTCGATCGATGCGATCGGACAGCAAGGCGCCGACAAGCTCAATGCGGCGATCCGAACGATCATCGGCGCGACAATCGCACACGACAAGACAGCCGGCATATTCTGCGCCAGCCCACAGGCTGTCGGCCGATGGGCAGCCATCGGCGCGAGTTTCTTCGTGCTGGCGAGCGACACGATGTTTCTGGGCGCCGGCGCCGCGGCCAACTCTGCCGCCGCACGTGACGAATTGGCATGA
- a CDS encoding MarR family winged helix-turn-helix transcriptional regulator has translation MVAGPLPAPSGPGKDRLRLWIRLLRASRTIEAELRERLKRDFDTTLPRFDVMAALYRVPDGMLMSDLSRFLLVSNGNVTGIVDRLVSEGLVARARRNGDRRTSMVRLTDEGSKSFAVIAAAHEGWIGELLGKVSEDDARRLTGMLTSFRSNWEGRE, from the coding sequence ATGGTAGCCGGCCCCCTGCCCGCGCCGTCGGGACCCGGCAAGGACCGCCTGCGCCTGTGGATCAGGTTGCTGCGTGCATCGCGCACGATCGAGGCCGAGCTGCGCGAGCGCTTGAAGAGGGACTTCGATACGACACTGCCGCGCTTCGATGTGATGGCCGCCCTCTATCGCGTGCCGGACGGCATGCTGATGAGCGACCTGTCGCGCTTCCTGCTGGTGTCCAACGGCAATGTCACCGGCATTGTCGACCGGCTGGTTTCGGAAGGGCTTGTGGCACGCGCGCGCCGCAATGGCGACCGCCGCACCTCCATGGTGCGGCTGACGGATGAAGGCTCGAAATCCTTCGCCGTTATCGCTGCGGCACATGAGGGCTGGATCGGTGAATTGCTGGGCAAGGTCAGCGAGGACGATGCGCGCCGGCTGACCGGCATGCTGACCTCGTTCCGCAGCAACTGGGAGGGACGCGAATGA
- a CDS encoding enoyl-CoA hydratase family protein has product MTGMAGLKPKHFMWEVEGRIAKVRLDRPERKNPLTFDSYAELRDTFRDLVYADDVDAVVFLSNGGNFCSGGDVHDIIGPLVKMDMKQLLAFTRMTGDFVKAMLNCGKPIIAAVDGVAVGAGAIIAMSSDIRIATPEAKTAFLFTRVGLAGCDMGACAILPRIIGQGRAAELLYTGRTMTAAEGERWGFYNRLVDAAALEADALDVAARIVSGPTFAHGITKTQLNQEWSMGLDQAIEAEAQAQAICMQTRDFERAYRAFVAKEKPVFEGN; this is encoded by the coding sequence ATGACAGGGATGGCCGGGCTCAAGCCGAAGCATTTCATGTGGGAGGTCGAGGGCAGGATCGCCAAGGTCCGGCTCGACCGGCCGGAACGCAAGAACCCGCTGACCTTCGACAGCTATGCGGAACTCCGCGACACATTTCGCGACCTCGTCTACGCCGACGATGTCGACGCCGTGGTGTTCCTCTCGAATGGCGGCAATTTCTGCTCTGGCGGTGACGTCCACGACATCATCGGGCCGCTGGTCAAGATGGACATGAAGCAGCTCCTGGCCTTCACCCGTATGACCGGCGATTTCGTCAAGGCGATGCTGAATTGCGGCAAGCCGATCATCGCGGCGGTGGACGGCGTAGCGGTCGGCGCCGGCGCCATCATCGCCATGAGCTCCGATATCCGCATCGCCACGCCCGAAGCCAAGACCGCTTTCCTGTTCACCCGCGTCGGTCTCGCCGGCTGCGACATGGGCGCCTGCGCGATCCTGCCGCGCATCATCGGCCAAGGCCGCGCCGCCGAACTGCTGTACACCGGCCGCACCATGACGGCAGCGGAAGGCGAGCGCTGGGGTTTCTACAACCGGCTGGTCGATGCCGCGGCACTGGAGGCCGACGCGCTCGATGTGGCGGCGCGCATCGTCTCCGGCCCGACTTTCGCCCACGGCATCACGAAGACGCAGCTCAATCAGGAATGGTCGATGGGGTTGGATCAGGCGATCGAGGCCGAAGCCCAGGCGCAAGCGATCTGCATGCAGACGCGCGATTTCGAGCGGGCGTACAGGGCGTTCGTGGCGAAGGAAAAGCCGGTGTTCGAGGGGAATTGA
- a CDS encoding dipeptide ABC transporter ATP-binding protein, which produces MTIVVEGKDIKRDYHVGGGLFRGARTVHAVKGVSFSVEKGKTLAIVGESGCGKSTLARIITLIDPATSGELFIDGNKVDIAKDGLSKEMRRKVQIVFQNPYGSLNPRQKIGDVLGEPLLINTDKSAEERRDLAMKMLKKVGLGPEHYNRYPHMFSGGQRQRIAIARALMLNPSLLVLDEPVSALDLSVQAQVLNLLADLQDEFQLTYVFISHDLSVVRYIADDVMVMYFGEAVEYGSREEVFSDPKHSYTRTLFAATPRADVASIKARLAKKKAA; this is translated from the coding sequence ATGACCATTGTTGTCGAAGGCAAGGACATCAAGCGCGACTACCATGTCGGTGGCGGCCTGTTTCGCGGCGCCCGCACCGTGCATGCGGTGAAGGGCGTGTCCTTCAGTGTCGAGAAAGGCAAGACGCTTGCCATCGTCGGCGAATCGGGCTGCGGCAAGTCCACGCTTGCGCGTATCATCACGCTTATCGATCCGGCGACGTCAGGCGAGTTGTTCATCGACGGCAACAAGGTCGACATCGCCAAGGATGGGCTCTCCAAGGAGATGCGCCGCAAGGTGCAGATCGTCTTTCAGAACCCTTATGGATCGCTGAACCCGCGCCAGAAGATCGGCGACGTTCTCGGCGAACCGCTGCTGATCAACACCGACAAATCGGCCGAGGAACGGCGCGACCTCGCGATGAAGATGCTGAAGAAGGTCGGTCTCGGACCCGAGCACTACAATCGTTATCCCCATATGTTCTCGGGCGGCCAGCGCCAGCGCATCGCCATTGCCCGCGCGCTGATGCTCAACCCCAGTCTGCTTGTGCTGGACGAGCCGGTTTCCGCGCTCGATCTCTCGGTGCAGGCGCAAGTGCTCAACTTGCTCGCCGACCTGCAGGACGAGTTCCAGCTGACCTATGTCTTCATCAGCCACGATCTGTCCGTCGTGCGCTACATCGCCGACGACGTGATGGTGATGTATTTCGGCGAAGCGGTTGAATACGGCTCGCGCGAAGAGGTCTTTTCAGACCCCAAGCACAGCTACACCAGGACACTGTTCGCCGCGACACCGCGCGCCGATGTCGCCTCGATCAAGGCGAGGCTGGCGAAGAAGAAGGCGGCCTGA
- a CDS encoding RidA family protein has translation MHRILQPEGWAKPVGYANGVAARGQLIFVGGQVGWNGQCQFETDDFVGQVKQTLQNIVAVLAEADAKPQHITSMTWYFTDKAEYLANLRGIGEAYREVIGRHFPAMAAMQVVALVEDRAKVEIQATAVIPE, from the coding sequence ATGCACAGGATTTTGCAGCCGGAAGGCTGGGCCAAACCGGTCGGCTATGCCAATGGCGTCGCTGCGCGTGGGCAGCTCATTTTCGTCGGCGGACAGGTCGGCTGGAACGGGCAATGCCAGTTCGAAACCGACGACTTTGTCGGCCAGGTGAAGCAGACGCTTCAAAACATCGTGGCGGTGCTGGCCGAGGCCGACGCCAAGCCGCAGCACATCACCTCGATGACCTGGTATTTCACCGACAAGGCCGAGTACCTCGCCAACCTCAGGGGTATCGGCGAAGCCTATCGCGAGGTGATCGGTCGGCATTTCCCGGCGATGGCCGCCATGCAGGTGGTGGCGCTGGTCGAGGACCGCGCCAAGGTGGAGATCCAGGCTACGGCCGTCATTCCAGAGTAA
- a CDS encoding GNAT family N-acetyltransferase codes for MTGPGGTDDPDTDGATPLVVLSDPTPDDIVALEDQLYGFNVAATGIDDGRYLSIFLKRDDGTIYAGLHGHSWAGVCEIKTLWIADSERGKGLGSRLLAAAEQEARLRGCHVVHLASFTFQAPDFYEKHGFQRLVQLEDFPRGHANVLLAKTLVPEPPV; via the coding sequence ATGACTGGTCCTGGCGGCACCGATGATCCGGACACGGATGGGGCAACGCCTCTGGTTGTCCTCAGCGACCCCACGCCAGACGATATCGTCGCGCTCGAGGACCAGCTCTACGGCTTCAACGTTGCCGCGACCGGCATCGATGACGGCCGCTATTTGTCGATCTTCCTGAAGAGGGACGACGGCACGATCTATGCCGGTCTCCACGGGCACAGTTGGGCGGGCGTTTGCGAGATCAAGACGCTATGGATCGCCGACAGCGAGCGGGGCAAAGGCCTCGGCTCGCGCCTCCTTGCAGCCGCAGAACAGGAGGCGCGGCTGCGTGGGTGCCATGTCGTCCATCTCGCGTCCTTCACCTTCCAGGCGCCGGACTTCTATGAGAAGCATGGATTTCAGCGGCTGGTGCAGCTTGAGGACTTTCCGCGCGGTCACGCCAATGTCCTGCTTGCAAAGACACTGGTGCCGGAGCCACCAGTTTAG
- a CDS encoding ABC transporter substrate-binding protein, translating into MKLNRRNLILFAAAIGIAAGPATAYAADVLNVGAYPTNPPFEYKNESGTFEGFEVDIVNEAAKRIGMTTDIADLGFQALFAAVSSKRIDVAISSITITPERLKSLSFTQPYYDSDMGIATKTDSAVNTEADLKGKVVGVLSGSTGETWVKAHQEADGYSDVKGYDTQQNLLLDLSAGRVDAAVSDIPGMQYSFTKMKDLTVKQRIKTGEQYGLMLSKDHPLLGKLNDALSAMKKDGTLAAIHKKWFGSDAPADSSTVKEMPLPKA; encoded by the coding sequence ATGAAGCTCAACCGTCGCAATCTCATCCTGTTCGCCGCCGCCATCGGCATCGCCGCCGGCCCTGCCACCGCTTACGCCGCCGATGTGCTGAATGTCGGCGCCTACCCGACCAATCCGCCCTTCGAGTACAAGAACGAGAGCGGCACCTTCGAGGGCTTTGAAGTCGACATCGTCAACGAAGCGGCCAAGCGCATCGGCATGACCACCGACATTGCCGACCTCGGTTTCCAGGCGCTGTTCGCCGCTGTCAGCTCGAAGCGCATCGATGTTGCCATCTCGTCGATCACCATCACGCCGGAGCGGCTGAAATCGCTGTCGTTTACCCAGCCCTATTATGATTCCGACATGGGCATCGCGACGAAGACCGACAGCGCTGTCAACACCGAGGCCGACCTCAAGGGCAAGGTCGTCGGCGTGCTGTCCGGCTCGACCGGCGAGACCTGGGTCAAGGCGCATCAGGAGGCTGACGGCTACAGCGACGTGAAAGGCTACGACACGCAGCAGAATCTTCTGCTCGACCTGAGCGCCGGCCGCGTCGACGCCGCCGTCAGCGACATTCCTGGCATGCAGTACTCCTTCACCAAGATGAAGGATCTCACCGTCAAGCAGCGCATCAAGACCGGCGAACAGTACGGCCTGATGCTGAGCAAGGACCATCCGCTGCTCGGCAAGCTGAACGACGCGCTGAGCGCGATGAAGAAGGACGGCACGCTGGCCGCGATCCACAAGAAGTGGTTCGGCAGCGACGCGCCGGCCGACTCGTCGACCGTCAAGGAAATGCCGCTGCCGAAGGCCTGA
- a CDS encoding ABC transporter ATP-binding protein: protein MALLDIQNLVVEFQTASGPFRAVDGVSLHVDEREVLAIVGESGSGKSVSMLAVMGLLPWTAKVTADKMSFGGRDLLKLGPAERRKIVGKDMSMIFQEPMASLNPCFTVGFQIEEVLRFHMGMDKAQRRARAIELLKQVGIPEPADRLNSFPHQMSGGQCQRVMIAIAIACNPKLLIADEPTTALDVTIQKQILDLLVSLQAKYGMGLIMITHNMGVVAETADRVIVQYKGRKMEEADVLSLFESPKSNYTRALLAALPENAVGDRLPTVSDMLFEPAPSGASA, encoded by the coding sequence ATGGCGTTGCTCGACATCCAGAACCTCGTCGTCGAATTCCAGACCGCGTCCGGCCCGTTCCGCGCCGTCGATGGGGTCTCGCTGCATGTCGACGAGCGTGAAGTGCTCGCCATCGTCGGCGAATCCGGCTCCGGCAAGTCGGTGTCGATGCTGGCCGTGATGGGCCTGTTGCCGTGGACAGCCAAGGTCACCGCCGACAAGATGAGCTTTGGCGGACGCGATCTCCTGAAACTAGGCCCTGCAGAGCGGCGCAAGATCGTCGGCAAGGACATGTCGATGATCTTCCAGGAGCCGATGGCCAGCCTCAATCCGTGCTTCACGGTCGGCTTCCAGATCGAGGAAGTGCTGCGCTTCCACATGGGCATGGACAAGGCCCAGCGCCGGGCACGTGCCATCGAGTTGTTGAAGCAGGTCGGCATTCCCGAGCCGGCCGATCGGCTGAACTCCTTCCCGCATCAGATGTCGGGCGGCCAGTGCCAACGCGTCATGATCGCCATCGCCATCGCCTGTAATCCGAAGCTCTTGATCGCGGACGAGCCGACGACTGCATTGGACGTCACCATTCAGAAGCAGATCCTCGATCTGCTGGTCTCGCTGCAGGCCAAATACGGCATGGGTCTGATCATGATCACCCACAATATGGGCGTGGTGGCCGAGACCGCCGACCGCGTCATCGTCCAGTACAAGGGCCGGAAAATGGAAGAGGCCGACGTGCTGTCGCTGTTCGAATCGCCGAAGAGCAATTACACGCGCGCGCTGCTTGCTGCCTTGCCGGAAAATGCCGTCGGCGACAGGCTGCCGACCGTCTCCGACATGCTGTTCGAGCCGGCGCCTTCCGGAGCCAGCGCATGA
- a CDS encoding amino acid ABC transporter permease, giving the protein MSLIDTFFNPDVIMSSLPALLRGFLNTLLLGILSIGIGIPIGLGISLVRLYAPKPLRWLAVGYTDIFRALPVLVVLILIYYALPFLGIRLSSWASAVTAFAFIMSAYSAEVFRSGIESIPKGQFEASQALGLPFLLTLRKVVLPQAIRVVIPPMTSNCVSMFKDTSLASTVALPELLKEATNAQSLYANPSPLIGAALVYLIFLWPMVRLVSLLEDRFKTEKTR; this is encoded by the coding sequence ATGTCGCTGATCGACACCTTCTTCAATCCCGATGTCATCATGTCCAGCCTGCCGGCGCTGCTGCGCGGTTTCCTGAACACGCTGCTGCTCGGCATACTGAGCATCGGCATCGGTATCCCCATCGGCCTGGGGATCAGCCTGGTGCGGCTCTACGCGCCGAAGCCGCTGCGGTGGCTGGCGGTGGGCTACACCGACATCTTTCGCGCGCTGCCGGTGCTGGTGGTGCTGATCCTGATCTACTACGCGCTGCCGTTTCTCGGCATACGCCTGTCGTCCTGGGCCTCGGCGGTGACTGCGTTCGCTTTCATCATGTCAGCCTATTCGGCCGAAGTGTTCCGCTCCGGCATTGAGAGTATTCCGAAAGGCCAGTTCGAGGCGTCGCAGGCGCTCGGCCTGCCGTTCCTTTTGACCTTGCGCAAAGTGGTGCTGCCGCAAGCGATCCGCGTGGTCATCCCGCCGATGACCAGCAACTGCGTTTCGATGTTCAAGGACACCTCGCTCGCCTCTACCGTGGCACTGCCGGAACTCTTGAAGGAGGCGACCAACGCGCAGTCGCTCTACGCCAACCCCTCGCCGCTGATCGGCGCCGCACTTGTCTATCTCATCTTCCTCTGGCCGATGGTCCGCCTCGTCAGCCTGCTTGAAGACCGCTTCAAGACCGAAAAGACGCGCTGA